Below is a genomic region from Papilio machaon chromosome 19, ilPapMach1.1, whole genome shotgun sequence.
CAaataatcaaatctttcctctttataatattagtatggaCTACAATTTGTAGAGTATAATACACAGATGAAACATGGGTTAAAGTAACAAGAATGGGGAAAACAACTCGAGTAGACAAGACTATATAAGTatcaaattagtttttataaataactagctgtcgcctgagACTCTGTCcgctcggaataaaaaaaaacttaagtagtatgtgttcttccagactatgttctacatttgtgacaaattttatcaagatcaattgagccgttttggagataccttcaaacaaacatccatctattcatccaaacattggcatttataatattataagtaagataaattaattatgaacttaatatttaattaatatgtactCTCCTAGAATTCACtgtcatacaaaaaaattatagtggccctgaatgtgttaaatttataaaacttgagTTAATGAGttgaaaatatctaatatatattttacctgTGCCCATACAATCAACACCGAGATTGCTGTTGTTCTCCGACACTTGGCGCGCCTTCACCTCCGATAGTGTATCGATCGGTGAAAGACCACTGtggttacaaaattattttattgaaacatgtgacatttctaattaattaaaatgtaaaattaattgaatatcaacacaaattatttatattgcctGAGATGTACCATAAACAAAAAGTTCctaggctaaaggacacctatatccaatgccttaataaattaaaaaaaaagttccttaTTATAACTAGGACACAATAATGTAAGATAAacagtattaaaatgtttttttttttgtaaaaaattgaatagCATAGTAGCCGCCATCGGAATTTGACGTTTCTCTGTTTACTTAAGCATTGGAGTGGATTGAAATGTATACTATCTTGTAGACTCACCTGTTCTCCGCTAACGCTAGAGGTATAGACTCGAGTGCATCAGCAAAGCCCCTGTACGAGTACTGGTCGAGCGAGGACAACTTCTCCGCAGCGCGCGCCACCGCCAGCGAGCAGGAGATCTCTGCAGCGCCTCCACCGTACACCACACGGGAGTCCTGGACGATAAGTACTTAATAACTGGCACACTCAGAGTCCAATTACCGACTCTGAGTGTGATCACTACACAAGGCACTAAGGATCGCTTAATGTACGTTTAGCATGAGAAATATACAGGGGACAGTTTCagccattaaaattaatgaatgtgGCAGTCTGTATAAGTCAACAAAACAGTGGTCTGACTAGCCATTGGTTTCTGGTTTCACAAACACTTTTAAAGAACCCTagcttcaaaaaaaaaacactaagcATAGAAGTCTTCCAGCAATGGTTGTTAAATACCTGCACCAGACTTCGTACGATGCACAATGCGTCGTGCACTGAGCGCTTGGCCTCGTCCACTATCATGCGGTTGCCACCCCGCACTAAAGCTGTTACCGCCCGAGAGTTTGAACACTGTTCAATAACCAACATCTCGTCCTTGGATGTACCAAATGCTGtagaaatttttttatttgacattgtacaatgatgataaataaataagtatataaatttaaagaaccATAATGTAAAATTCTATCTTACTGACTAATTTACTGAATCAAGATCAAGTCATCGCCAAATATCAATTCAAAGTTTCGACTTGTATTTGTTTGGGGAATAAGTTCCTGTAAACTTGtgtattacaaattaaaagctGCTTGATCCATAATCTAGAAAAAGCAACAACACAACACACGACTGacaggggtaggcagagattacgGATTTTTATTTGGCGCAGTCCTGCCCCACTTCTCTCGCCTCTTCCACTTTATATCATGTaggtataattttgttatgaaaaacTCGAATAGAATAAAAGTTGACTTACTAAGTTCTCTCACAAGTCCACATGAACCAAGTTTGTCTGGTGTAAGCTCCTCAAAGCGGGGCACGATACGGCCGCCGGTGGCGATCGCAATAAGTTCCATTTCGGGTCCATGCACCCAGCGCACAGCGGGCAGACCTTGTGACAGTAGCAAGTGGTTTGCCTCATCATCGAAACCAAACTGACAAATGGCTAGCGTTGCACCTGTGTCCTGAAAATTGTTACATGTacaaatacaaacatacaattgCAAGAAATTAATGTAAGCTGAACTTTGATAGAAGaacattatcaatttttttttcaaaaggaaTGTATAGGAGGTGTTTGAAATCCATCTGTGCAGAAGAAGCCCGTATCAatgaaaaaattgtcaaatttattttttcttagtttaattattataaaatatatagactACATACTTTCACTCTGCGCACCATCTCCAAGAACTTCTCTTGTTCATACTGACGCAGCTCTCTGTATTCCTCAACTGAGCCAACATGCAACTTGTGTGTGGTCTTAGGTTTAGGTGGCTCAAATGGGCATGTCAAAATTGCTAATTTCACATCctgcaaataatttatttcaaattaataaagtttaaatatatcaagGTATTAATTCCTTTTAATGAAAGGAGATTTCAATGACATCATGGTTAGTGCTAGTTTTCAATCTTATTGGGCCCTTTTCATCAGATTACATCTGTAGCATTAGGAATAGACCAACAAAGTAATTGGTAGTTCCAAATACTTTGTTGGTGATGGTTTATAAGTTGTCACCagcaaagtaaaaaatattaataatcttttacggtacatcatttataaaagttaccTTCAACATTTTTGGCATTTGCGGGTGGCTCATAGTTTTGTCAATAACAACACCCCTCACAAGCATTGAGTCCTCCATACGCCCTCCAACTTTACCCTCAACTTTGATCAGTTCAAAATTAACATCCCTCTTCTCTAGATCAGCCACAGTCAGCACAGCCTGAATAAAATCACACACAGTGAAATACTTAACATGTAActaattaatacttttattgttGTCTAGTTCTTATTAGAAGAAAAACAaggaacaaaaataataaatgtacaattttgactaaaactattttgataATCAATTTCAAAGACAAAAATTTACACAATCACCATTTATTcatgcaaaaaaaatttaaataaatacaaatatcaaaTCTTACATCAACAGCAATTTCCGCCATCAATCGGTGACATTTCACAACAACCTTACTGCCAAGGGTTGTCATAGCAACTTTGATAAGATGCTCTCTAGTGTCCTTATTCACTGGGAATGCCTCACTGATGGATTCTAAGTGTGCCAATGCAGTTGCTGAAGCCATCTCAAACCCATCCGCAATACGAATTGGATGAATACCTTTGTCAATCAAGATCGCGGCTTGTTCCAAAAGTGCACCTATAAGTATCAAAatacaagaaatataaaaaaaaaaaactacaatttatGACTACTTTctataaatgtaaagttatttttaactttaatatagttttataagGAATTTCCTTATTTTTCTGTACtcctaattatttttagttaaatttaaaaatcagtcttgctagtattttaattcaaacaaaacataattacaAGAAATTGTATGATAAtactgatttaattaaattataagacatGTTACTCATATTAAGACCATAAGTACTGATAATTTCTCTATGGTTTTACTATGTTGTTTTGATTCCTTATTAAGTATATCTACATACCAGCTAAAACCACAACTCCAGTGGTACCATCACCAATCTCATCATCCTGACTCTGGGACAGCTGTACCATGAGTTTACCAATCTGATGCTCCACATCCATCAGCTTCAAAATCGTAGCTCCATCATTGGTGACTGTGACTTCTCCATCAGATGACACCATCATCTTATCAAGTCCACGAGGACCAAGAGATGTGCGTAAAATGCTGGCTATTTGTTGAGCAGCTTGAATATGtgactaaaacaaaaaaaatatgatattttttcttaaattatattttttaatgaaatgtttaaaggattattttatttgcatttaatca
It encodes:
- the LOC106715213 gene encoding T-complex protein 1 subunit epsilon; translation: MAMFPGTVAFDEFGRPFIILRDQENQKRLTGTDAIKSHIQAAQQIASILRTSLGPRGLDKMMVSSDGEVTVTNDGATILKLMDVEHQIGKLMVQLSQSQDDEIGDGTTGVVVLAGALLEQAAILIDKGIHPIRIADGFEMASATALAHLESISEAFPVNKDTREHLIKVAMTTLGSKVVVKCHRLMAEIAVDAVLTVADLEKRDVNFELIKVEGKVGGRMEDSMLVRGVVIDKTMSHPQMPKMLKDVKLAILTCPFEPPKPKTTHKLHVGSVEEYRELRQYEQEKFLEMVRRVKDTGATLAICQFGFDDEANHLLLSQGLPAVRWVHGPEMELIAIATGGRIVPRFEELTPDKLGSCGLVRELTFGTSKDEMLVIEQCSNSRAVTALVRGGNRMIVDEAKRSVHDALCIVRSLVQDSRVVYGGGAAEISCSLAVARAAEKLSSLDQYSYRGFADALESIPLALAENSGLSPIDTLSEVKARQVSENNSNLGVDCMGTGSNDMKAMNVIESLHSKKQQIALATQLVKMILKIDDVRSPADGMQ